In Cotesia glomerata isolate CgM1 unplaced genomic scaffold, MPM_Cglom_v2.3 scaffold_62, whole genome shotgun sequence, the following proteins share a genomic window:
- the LOC123274717 gene encoding uncharacterized protein LOC123274717: protein MPNNCKSRLILSTSPHKKHLVVDDFVAKHNHPPIIIGRRGSVKQRQLLLEAAVTLRETMMKRRQQIQRTVLPRTSENISEEACRPKRNVITKEAIIRLSRINPDHNVDFNFIEFVENLRPKVNLTSVLSNKLLLKPHHLLIIDKNNVDNHLKFDLMKYNSILCHKGRKYYILSRVCDCHPSRRRGWQTRG, encoded by the exons ATGCc aAATAATTGCAAGTCTCGCTTAATCCTGAGTACGTCTCCtcataaaaaacatttagtGGTCGATGATTTTGTTGCTAAGCATAATCATCCCCCCATT ATTATTGGAAGACGTGGGAGTGTGAAACAACGGCAACTTTTACTTGAAGCTGCCGTTACACTTCGAGAAACAATGATGAAACGAAGACAACAAATTCAAAGAACTGTTCTGCCAAGAACTTCAGAAAATATTTCCGAAGAAGCTTGTCGTCCAAAGAGGAACGTAATAACGAAAGAAGCTATCATCAGATTAAGTCGGATTAATCCCGATCACAATGTTGACTTCAATTTCATCGAATTTGTTGAGAATTTACGGCCCAAAGTTAATCTTACGAGTGTTTTAAGTAACAAACTACTACTTAAGCCGCATCATCTTCTAATAATCGACAAAAATAACGTTGATAACCATTTAAAATtcgatttaatgaaatataatagtatattgtgccACAAGGGACGAAAGTACTACATTCTGTCCCGCGTGTGTGATTGCCACCCGAGCCGAAGGCGAGGGTGGCAAACACGCGGGTGA